TATTCCTTTTTTATCGGCACGCTGGAAACGATTAAAAAGCAATGTTTTGTCTGAATCAGGAATACCTGTTCCACGGTCTGAAACAGTGATTTTGCACATATTGTCCTGGTCATTTACAACCACATCAATAGCACTGTTTTTCGGGCTGTATTTGATAGCATTTGAAAGCAGGTTTGCAAAAACATCTTCTATGATAGGATTTGCAACCGCAGGACAGGAATTTTTTCCGGATATATTAATAGTCTGTTGATTTGTTTCAATCTGTTCCCTGAAACTATCAACGACCATTTTGAACACAGGCATCACGTCAATTATTTCAAAGTCAATGTCCTCTTCCTTCTGGAGCTTTGCAAGCGTGGTGGCGGTTTCAAGCATCTCTATTAGCCTGTCATTGTTATCCTTCACTTTCTGAGCCAGTTTTCGTGCGTGTTCACTATTAACTGTATCCAGCAGTTCTTCTGTATAACCTTTGACAACACTTGCAGGGGTCAGCAGGTCATGGCGTATGATATCCGTAAACAAATCTTTAAGCTCATTTGACTGTTTGAGTTCATTTGCATATCTTTTAAGTCTCTCCTCCGCCTTTTTCCTTTCAGTAATGTTCCTGGCAACAGAAAGAATTGCCTGCTCACCTTTATATTCAATCAGCCTGGAATTGAGTTCCAGGGGCAGAAAGGTTCCGTCTTTAAGCACGAAACATATTTCAAAAATGACACTCTTTTCCCTGATTATGCGTTCGGTATAACTTTCCATAAGTAGTTTCATTTCAGGTTTTACAATATCCAGCGGAGACATTTCAAGCATCTGTTCTTTTGTATAACCTGTTGAGGAGACCATGGATTTATTAACATCTATGAAGTTTCCGCGTGGAATGCAAATGTAGATAAGGTCATCAACATTGTTGAACATTGTTTTAAGGTTCTTTTCAGACTCCACCATCATTGCTTCCATTCTTCGGTTTTCGGTAATGTCCTCTCCTGAGCTGATTACCCCTATACGTTTACCGGTCTCATCTTCCACAGGAACATCATGCCAGAAGATTAGTCTTTCTTCCCCTTTTTTTGTCATAACAAAATTCTCAAAATATTCAGGAGGATCTAACTCATTGTTAATGACCTTGATAAAATTACTTCTTGTCAGCTCCCTGACACTATCAGGAAGGAAATTGTCAAACCAGTTTTTACCGATAATTTCACTTTTTTCATAACCAAGAATCTCAGCTCCTCTGTTATTAACAAAAATTACTTCCAGATTAGTGTTCACAATCCCTATGATGGAACCCGCTACATCAAGATAGTTGTAAAGTTTATCCCTTTCTATTTTAAGGAGTTCTTCAGTACGTTTTCTTTCACTGATATCCCTTATTATAAGAAGTTCTGCTTTATTGCTGTCATAATCAATAATTGAGCCATTGATCTCAACAGGAATATCCACGTTTTCTCTGGTTGCTATGCTGATATCGAATATTTTGTTATCGGCTGCTTTGCTACTGCACAGTTTGAGCCATTCTGCGGCCCCCTGCCTGTCGTTTGCAGGACTGAACTTCATATATGTCTGATTAATTATTTCGTCATGCTCAAAACCTGTGAGCTCGGATATCCTAGAATTTGCAAATTTTACAATTCCATCCTGTATAATAAGAATCCCATCATTTCCTTTTTCCACGATAGTTGCGTATTTCTTTTCCGATTCACGGAGTTCCTGTTCTGCATTCCTTGTTTCAGATATGTCCTTACCCACACAGAGGAATAGATTGCTGTCCCTTTTTTTTATTGGTTTGCATGTTATGCTCATGGGAATTTTTTCCCCATTCTTGCAAAGGTGCTCGAATTCAAATGTGGTCCTTCCGTTTTCAATAACTTCTTTTATCATGGGCGGAGCTGCAGAATCCACAGCACATTGGACCATAAGCTCTGATATGTTCATCCGGTGAAGTTCATCCGGCGAATAACCGGTACATTTAACGAAGTTAGTATTGAAATCAACAATTTTACCTTCGGGTTCAATCACAAAAATATAATCATCAAGTTTGTTATAACAGTCTTTCATTTCTCTTTCAAGAGTCTTCAGTTCCGTGATTTCTACTCTTTTCTCAAAAGCAAGTGTTACTATCTTTGTGAACATATCGAGTTGTCTTTTATATTCTTCAATCCTGCTCCTGTTCTCTTCCACATCAGGCTGAAGCCCCTTAAGGTTGAGCTCTATAAAACCTTCGTTCTTTCCGTCAATGGTAATCTCATTAACAAGAGTCATGTCATGACTGGCACAACCCGAATATTGGCATTCTTTTCCAAGCAGTCCTATTTTCACAGAAATTAATTCTGATTCTTCAAAAAAAGATGTAACTCTGTCCGTAAGTAGCTTCAGGGACTTTTCTATGGATGGTTCGTTCAGCAATGTGCCAAAGACATCCGTAATGCTTAAGATGACGTTTTCAGTATTATTTGAATCTCCATTCATCTCCCATTTTCCCCATGAGTAAATAAATGTCTGGTGCATTCGCTAGATGCATAATGTAGCAAATCTCCACACTAACCTACTTTTTCTATGCTCCTTTAAGTTATAAATATATCTGCAAGAAGTATTTTTATAAATATATCTAACTTTATTTGAGACTAATTATATTATAGGAAATAAAAACGGAATTCGAAAAGCAAAATAGTGTTTTTCAGGTCAACAAAGAAAAGAGGTAAAGTTTTCTTTATTTTAATTGTAGAGATATTCTTCCACAAACTCTGTGTCTGTAGAAGAAACAGAGCCTATAATTTCAAGGTAATCTATATTGTCAATTCCATCAGAACTTTCTACAAATTCCAGATTTGCCTGCTGAAGTGCCTGTATACCGATTGTTTCGTATAGTGTGTATGTCAGCGAGAATGCTTTTTTGTATCCGAAGTCCACGTGCTCTTCAGTGTCACTGTTGAGTGTATCCGGTGTGTTCCAGTCAGAAAGCGGGAAGTCGTATTCATCATAGAGTTCTTCGTATTTCTTAAGGAAACGTTCACGTCTTGATTCTGCTTCTTCTGGAGCCATCTCGTTTAGCACTATGTATGCATACAGGTCTGCATAGCCTTCGTCCATCCACAACTGGTCAAAGTTACAGGCACGTGTCCAGTAGTGTGCCAGTTCATGTACCAGTATTCCATGGTTGGATGTGTAAAGCAACCAGATACCATTCCTGCCCTGATTGAAGCCGCCATAACCACCGGTCTCTGTCAGATTTGCCTGTGTGATAGTAATATTGTACTCAGGAGGATATGCAACACCCCAGGTTTCTTCAAGCAGCTCAAGGCTTTCTATTGTTGTCTGCATTGTGTCCTGTGCCCACTCTTCTTCGCCTTCCCAGTATTTTACTTCGATGTCCACATCACGTTCCTGCAGGTGAGCTGTATCTTTTAGTGTGAGACGTGGTGAAGC
Above is a window of uncultured Methanolobus sp. DNA encoding:
- a CDS encoding PAS domain-containing sensor histidine kinase → MNGDSNNTENVILSITDVFGTLLNEPSIEKSLKLLTDRVTSFFEESELISVKIGLLGKECQYSGCASHDMTLVNEITIDGKNEGFIELNLKGLQPDVEENRSRIEEYKRQLDMFTKIVTLAFEKRVEITELKTLEREMKDCYNKLDDYIFVIEPEGKIVDFNTNFVKCTGYSPDELHRMNISELMVQCAVDSAAPPMIKEVIENGRTTFEFEHLCKNGEKIPMSITCKPIKKRDSNLFLCVGKDISETRNAEQELRESEKKYATIVEKGNDGILIIQDGIVKFANSRISELTGFEHDEIINQTYMKFSPANDRQGAAEWLKLCSSKAADNKIFDISIATRENVDIPVEINGSIIDYDSNKAELLIIRDISERKRTEELLKIERDKLYNYLDVAGSIIGIVNTNLEVIFVNNRGAEILGYEKSEIIGKNWFDNFLPDSVRELTRSNFIKVINNELDPPEYFENFVMTKKGEERLIFWHDVPVEDETGKRIGVISSGEDITENRRMEAMMVESEKNLKTMFNNVDDLIYICIPRGNFIDVNKSMVSSTGYTKEQMLEMSPLDIVKPEMKLLMESYTERIIREKSVIFEICFVLKDGTFLPLELNSRLIEYKGEQAILSVARNITERKKAEERLKRYANELKQSNELKDLFTDIIRHDLLTPASVVKGYTEELLDTVNSEHARKLAQKVKDNNDRLIEMLETATTLAKLQKEEDIDFEIIDVMPVFKMVVDSFREQIETNQQTINISGKNSCPAVANPIIEDVFANLLSNAIKYSPKNSAIDVVVNDQDNMCKITVSDRGTGIPDSDKTLLFNRFQRADKKGIKGTGLGLAIVKRIIELHGGEYGVKDNPEGNGSVFWITLKKSL